A genomic window from Anthocerotibacter panamensis C109 includes:
- the yidC gene encoding membrane protein insertase YidC, producing MDFGTGFITKNIMLPILDFFFQFFHSYGLSIALLTIVVRFALYPLGARSIRSMRKMQAVQPLLAKKTEEIKKKHADDPQELQKAQMELYKELGVNPFGGCLPLLAQMPVFIALFATLQGTPFADQKYQLNIHVVPATQQLETKNQTSVHNIYLDAKTHIPVLVRPSEVNLPVGQSFQFQVLKEDGQPFTDQPGGRAIYWKVLSGGENVELVGESFRAKKEGTALVAAEVPGIAANDGFLFIQALGRSGLTGPDGAFHWDIALMILLFGGTLWLSTEVSSRNNPAMTDQQKQIGRFTPVIVVGSFLFFPLPAGVFIYMIVSNMFQLTQTYLLYREPLPEEIQRLQEELVLANQSRAPMPFEKKQRRKRKK from the coding sequence ATGGACTTCGGTACCGGGTTTATCACCAAAAACATAATGCTGCCGATCCTGGATTTCTTTTTCCAGTTCTTCCACAGCTACGGCCTGTCCATCGCACTACTGACGATTGTGGTGCGGTTCGCCCTGTATCCGTTGGGGGCTAGGAGCATCCGCAGTATGCGCAAGATGCAAGCGGTCCAGCCCCTGCTTGCCAAAAAAACCGAAGAGATCAAAAAGAAGCATGCTGACGATCCCCAAGAGCTTCAAAAAGCACAGATGGAGCTCTACAAAGAATTGGGGGTAAATCCCTTTGGGGGCTGCCTCCCGCTTCTCGCTCAGATGCCGGTCTTCATCGCCCTATTTGCTACCCTCCAGGGCACGCCCTTTGCTGACCAGAAGTATCAGCTCAACATCCATGTCGTCCCCGCTACCCAGCAACTTGAGACGAAAAACCAGACCTCTGTCCATAACATCTATCTTGATGCCAAGACCCATATCCCGGTCCTGGTGCGCCCCAGCGAAGTAAACCTGCCCGTGGGTCAGAGTTTTCAGTTTCAGGTGCTCAAAGAAGACGGGCAGCCCTTCACCGACCAACCCGGAGGCCGCGCCATCTATTGGAAGGTCTTGAGCGGGGGGGAAAACGTCGAACTGGTGGGCGAAAGCTTCCGGGCCAAAAAAGAAGGCACGGCGCTGGTGGCAGCAGAAGTGCCGGGGATCGCAGCGAATGACGGTTTTCTGTTTATCCAGGCGTTGGGCCGCTCAGGACTGACCGGTCCCGATGGGGCTTTCCACTGGGATATTGCCCTGATGATTCTCCTCTTTGGCGGGACGCTGTGGCTCTCGACAGAGGTCTCCTCCCGCAATAATCCCGCGATGACCGACCAGCAAAAACAGATTGGTCGGTTCACTCCCGTCATCGTTGTGGGAAGTTTCCTGTTCTTCCCCTTACCAGCGGGGGTCTTCATCTATATGATTGTTTCTAACATGTTCCAGTTGACGCAGACCTACCTGCTGTACCGTGAGCCTCTGCCTGAGGAGATTCAACGGCTACAAGAGGAATTGGTACTCGCCAACCAATCTCGGGCTCCTATGCCCTTTGAAAAGAAACAGCGTCGGAAAAGAAAAAAATGA
- a CDS encoding PH domain-containing protein: MAIQEEVIFEGRSHVGDLISNTFLLVTIVWLPFFVASLVRYIFTRYRFTNRRITVEGGWLGRKRTDIIYREVSEVRDVPATLAGSFMGYGVLLITLKDGSRLELRAVPRFRELAQYVRERTAQYVDRKAKSATKS; the protein is encoded by the coding sequence GTGGCTATTCAGGAAGAAGTCATTTTTGAAGGTCGTTCCCATGTGGGCGATCTCATCAGCAACACGTTTCTATTAGTGACCATTGTGTGGCTACCCTTCTTTGTGGCGTCGCTGGTCCGCTATATTTTCACCCGCTACCGCTTCACCAACCGACGCATCACCGTCGAGGGGGGGTGGTTGGGGCGCAAGCGCACCGATATCATCTACCGTGAAGTGTCCGAGGTGCGCGATGTTCCTGCGACTTTAGCCGGGAGTTTCATGGGCTATGGCGTCCTGCTCATCACGCTCAAAGATGGCTCCAGACTTGAGCTTCGCGCTGTTCCACGCTTCCGGGAATTGGCGCAATACGTCCGCGAACGGACAGCACAGTATGTAGACCGTAAGGCGAAGTCAGCAACAAAAAGTTAA
- the rnpA gene encoding ribonuclease P protein component, translated as MLPKPCRLRQHRQFEEIYRKGRRVRSPLMTLYYLPNRTEQTQVGIVTSRKVGIAVVRNRLRRLVREVLRERWPALRPGFNLVVVLQSTAVGATLGEIDQQLGSLLERAEVAGGYSGRSHF; from the coding sequence ATGCTCCCCAAGCCGTGTCGGCTGCGCCAGCATCGCCAGTTTGAAGAGATCTACCGCAAAGGGCGTAGGGTCCGCTCCCCCCTGATGACGCTTTACTACCTCCCTAACCGGACGGAACAGACTCAAGTCGGGATCGTGACCAGCCGTAAAGTGGGTATTGCCGTCGTCCGTAACCGTCTGCGCCGGTTGGTGCGGGAAGTTTTACGTGAGCGATGGCCCGCTTTGCGCCCAGGGTTTAATCTAGTGGTAGTTCTGCAATCGACGGCAGTCGGGGCAACCCTCGGCGAGATCGACCAGCAGCTTGGGAGTCTTTTAGAACGCGCGGAGGTAGCGGGTGGCTATTCAGGAAGAAGTCATTTTTGA
- the rpmH gene encoding 50S ribosomal protein L34, whose translation MKRTLEGTSRKRRRVSGFRARMQTPGGRRVLRARRQRGRHKIAL comes from the coding sequence GTGAAACGCACTTTAGAAGGTACCAGCCGCAAACGCAGGCGCGTTTCCGGTTTTCGCGCCCGGATGCAGACGCCGGGGGGCCGCCGTGTCCTCCGAGCACGCCGTCAGCGCGGGCGGCACAAGATCGCCCTCTAG